Proteins encoded by one window of Luteimonas yindakuii:
- a CDS encoding acyl-CoA dehydrogenase, which translates to MSVVVPFLALLLTGMFAAYHRMRLPVWVAMAATALVACWLLGASATATIVAFVVLALIAIPLLVAPLRKSLVTAPLLTFFRKVLPPLSQTERIALETGSVGFEGELFTGDPDWQKLLDYPKPQLTAEEQAFLDGPVEELCRMVNDWEITHIHADLQPELWDYIKKNRFFGMIIPKEYGGLGFSALAHHKVIQKLSSISSVVSSTVGVPNSLGPGELLVHYGTPEQKEQYLPRLADGREVPCFGLTGPFAGSDATSIPDYGIVCKGEWNGAQVLGVRLTFDKRYITLAPVATLIGLAFRMYDPDALLGDVEDVGITLALLPRDTPGVEIGRRHFPLNSPFQNGPIRGTDVFIPLSQLVGGADMAGKGWNMLNECLAIGRSITLPSTASGGAKAGAVVTGAYARIRKQFGLSIGRFEGVEEALARIGGKAYAISALAQATAAAVDRGDVPSVPSAIAKYHCTSMGREVISDVMDVLGGKGIILGPRNFAGRAWQAAPIGVTVEGANIMTRSLLIFGQGAILCHPWVMKEMQAAQDPDHRRGLEDFDRNLMGHIRYGISNAVRSLWFGITGAKFGAAPGDDYTRRYFRKLDRYSANLALMADVSMLTLGGKLKFKESLSGRLGDVLSHVYMTSAILKRYHDEGAPEGDKPLLAWAFHDSVHRIETALSAALRNFPIRPIGWLMWVLIFPLGRRAEAPGDRLGHRVASLLMNVNEARERLAQGVFLTPCENNPGGRIASYLAKAVAAEPVERKFLKALKGKGIQALDYDAQLDEAVREGVLTADERNQLAELRAITLDAITVDDFDVHELRAATHYDRQPSGAHAARAVA; encoded by the coding sequence ATGAGCGTTGTCGTTCCGTTTCTCGCCCTGCTGCTGACCGGCATGTTCGCGGCCTATCACCGGATGCGCCTGCCGGTCTGGGTGGCGATGGCGGCCACCGCGCTGGTGGCCTGCTGGCTGCTTGGCGCCAGCGCGACGGCCACCATCGTCGCCTTCGTCGTGCTTGCGCTGATTGCGATCCCGCTGCTGGTGGCGCCACTGCGCAAGTCGCTGGTCACCGCGCCACTGCTGACGTTCTTCCGCAAGGTGCTGCCACCGTTGTCGCAGACCGAGCGCATCGCGCTGGAGACCGGCTCGGTCGGCTTCGAGGGCGAGCTTTTCACCGGCGATCCGGACTGGCAGAAGCTGCTGGACTATCCGAAGCCGCAGCTCACTGCCGAGGAACAGGCGTTCCTCGATGGCCCGGTGGAAGAGCTGTGCCGGATGGTCAACGACTGGGAAATCACCCACATCCATGCCGACCTGCAGCCGGAGCTGTGGGACTACATCAAGAAGAACCGCTTCTTCGGCATGATCATTCCCAAGGAATACGGCGGCCTTGGATTCAGCGCGCTGGCGCACCACAAGGTGATCCAGAAGCTGTCGTCGATCTCCAGCGTGGTGAGCTCCACCGTCGGCGTGCCGAACTCGCTTGGTCCGGGCGAGCTGCTGGTGCATTACGGCACCCCGGAGCAGAAGGAGCAGTACCTGCCGCGCCTGGCCGACGGCCGCGAGGTGCCCTGCTTCGGGCTGACCGGTCCGTTCGCGGGCTCGGATGCGACCTCGATCCCCGACTACGGCATCGTCTGCAAGGGCGAGTGGAACGGTGCGCAGGTGCTGGGCGTGCGCCTCACCTTCGACAAGCGCTACATCACGCTCGCGCCGGTGGCGACGTTGATCGGCCTGGCCTTCCGCATGTACGACCCCGACGCGCTGCTGGGCGACGTCGAGGACGTCGGCATCACCCTTGCGCTGCTGCCGCGCGACACGCCGGGCGTGGAGATCGGCCGCCGTCATTTCCCGCTCAACTCGCCGTTCCAGAACGGCCCGATCCGTGGCACGGATGTCTTCATCCCGCTCAGCCAGCTGGTCGGCGGTGCCGACATGGCCGGCAAGGGCTGGAACATGCTCAACGAGTGCCTGGCGATCGGCCGCTCGATCACCCTGCCCTCGACTGCCAGCGGCGGCGCCAAGGCCGGCGCGGTGGTGACCGGTGCCTACGCGCGCATCCGCAAGCAGTTCGGCCTGTCGATCGGCCGCTTCGAAGGCGTGGAGGAAGCGCTGGCGCGTATCGGCGGCAAGGCCTATGCGATCAGTGCGCTGGCGCAGGCCACAGCCGCCGCGGTCGATCGTGGCGACGTGCCGTCGGTGCCGTCGGCGATCGCCAAGTATCACTGCACCTCGATGGGCCGCGAAGTCATCAGCGATGTCATGGACGTGCTTGGCGGCAAGGGCATCATCCTCGGCCCGCGCAACTTCGCCGGCCGCGCCTGGCAGGCGGCACCGATCGGCGTGACCGTCGAAGGCGCCAACATCATGACCCGCAGCCTGCTGATCTTCGGCCAGGGCGCGATCCTCTGCCATCCGTGGGTGATGAAGGAGATGCAGGCCGCGCAGGACCCCGACCACCGGCGCGGGCTCGAGGACTTCGACCGCAACCTGATGGGCCATATCCGCTACGGCATTTCCAACGCGGTGCGTTCGCTGTGGTTCGGCATCACCGGTGCGAAGTTCGGTGCCGCGCCGGGTGACGACTACACGCGTCGCTACTTCCGCAAGCTCGACCGGTATTCCGCCAACCTCGCGCTGATGGCCGACGTGTCGATGCTGACGCTCGGTGGCAAGCTGAAGTTCAAGGAGTCGCTGTCCGGGCGTCTCGGCGACGTGCTCAGCCACGTCTACATGACCAGTGCGATCCTCAAGCGTTACCACGACGAAGGCGCGCCGGAAGGCGACAAGCCGCTGCTGGCCTGGGCCTTCCATGACAGCGTGCACCGCATCGAGACCGCACTGTCGGCGGCGTTGCGCAACTTCCCGATCCGTCCGATCGGCTGGCTGATGTGGGTGCTGATCTTCCCGCTCGGTCGTCGCGCCGAAGCCCCCGGCGATCGCCTGGGCCACCGGGTGGCCTCGCTGCTGATGAACGTCAACGAGGCCCGCGAGCGTCTTGCCCAGGGTGTGTTCCTGACCCCGTGCGAGAACAATCCCGGCGGCCGCATCGCCAGCTACCTGGCCAAGGCTGTGGCCGCGGAGCCGGTCGAGCGCAAGTTCCTCAAGGCACTCAAGGGCAAGGGCATCCAGGCACTGGATTACGACGCCCAGCTCGACGAGGCCGTGCGCGAGGGCGTGCTGACCGCGGACGAGCGCAACCAGCTGGCCGAGCTGCGCGCGATCACGCTGGACGCGATCACCGTGGA
- a CDS encoding TetR/AcrR family transcriptional regulator yields the protein MKTPNAAKSADAPRTGERQGRLSADDWAQAALDLIAEQGVAAVAVESLARRLGVTKGSFYWHFPSRDALLQAALERWESVEQEAVFGELEKISDPRDRLRALIEMVAHEIKLHVVYSALLQALDHPIVKPVIGRVSERRLEHLARSYREVGFGVDDARHRARLAYTAYVGFLQLSIQLPQSRLDHEQFDAYIAHVMATLIPPR from the coding sequence ATGAAAACTCCCAACGCGGCGAAGTCCGCCGATGCGCCGCGCACGGGCGAGCGCCAGGGGCGCCTGAGCGCCGACGACTGGGCGCAGGCCGCCCTCGACCTGATCGCCGAACAGGGCGTTGCCGCGGTGGCGGTGGAGTCGCTTGCCCGGCGCCTTGGCGTCACCAAGGGCAGCTTCTACTGGCATTTCCCGTCGCGCGATGCGCTGCTGCAGGCCGCGCTGGAGCGTTGGGAAAGCGTCGAGCAGGAAGCGGTGTTCGGCGAGCTCGAAAAGATCTCCGACCCGCGTGACCGCCTGCGCGCGCTGATCGAGATGGTTGCCCACGAGATCAAGCTGCACGTCGTCTACAGCGCCCTGCTGCAGGCGCTCGACCATCCCATCGTCAAGCCGGTGATCGGGCGGGTGTCGGAACGCCGGCTCGAGCACCTTGCGCGTTCGTATCGGGAAGTGGGCTTCGGTGTCGACGATGCACGTCACCGCGCACGCCTGGCCTACACGGCCTACGTGGGTTTCCTGCAGCTGTCGATCCAGCTTCCACAGTCGCGGCTGGATCACGAACAGTTCGATGCGTACATCGCCCACGTCATGGCGACGCTGATTCCGCCGCGCTGA
- a CDS encoding phosphoenolpyruvate carboxykinase (GTP): MQLNAARPLPTSNTASATSLAELQAWVDDVARLTQPDRIHWCDGSDAENKALLASMESDGTLIALNPETHPNCWLHRSDPDDVARVEHLTFVCTRERDDAGPNNHWMDPAEAHSRMDGLFEGCMRGRTMYVIPYCMGPIESPLARCGVEITDSPYVVANMRIMTRMGAAALRRIEREGSERTGTFVRGLHSLGELDPNRRFIMHFPEELTIKSYGSGYGGNALLGKKCHALRLASWQARQEGWLAEHMLIVGIENPQGETHYVAAAFPSACGKTNLAMLIPPARYREAGWKVWTVGDDICWMRPGADGRLWAINPEAGFFGVAPGTSAKSNPNALATIQHDTIFTNVGLTDDGQPWWEGLDDRVPAFDWKGRPYDPANGPAAHPNARFTVSAAQCPSYSERAEDPQGVPISAIVFGGRRASLVPLVFEARDWTHGVQVGAAMASETTAAATGQVGVVRRDPMAMKPFCGYNFGDYFAHWLSFDTADAKLPKVFHVNWFRKGDDGKFVWPGFGENMRVLEWIIGRVDGKADAVETPIGLLPDASMLDLDGLDLSADALRTLLAVDEAGWAAEHADVQAQYAAYGDRLPEPLRG; encoded by the coding sequence ATGCAATTGAACGCCGCCCGCCCCCTCCCGACTTCCAATACCGCATCCGCGACTTCGCTTGCGGAACTGCAGGCATGGGTCGATGACGTCGCCCGCCTGACGCAGCCTGACCGCATCCACTGGTGCGACGGCAGCGATGCGGAAAACAAGGCACTGCTCGCGTCCATGGAGTCCGATGGCACGCTGATCGCGCTGAATCCGGAAACCCATCCGAACTGCTGGCTGCATCGCTCCGATCCCGACGACGTTGCGCGTGTCGAGCACCTCACCTTCGTGTGCACCCGCGAGCGCGATGACGCCGGCCCGAACAACCACTGGATGGATCCGGCAGAAGCGCACAGCAGGATGGATGGGCTGTTCGAGGGCTGCATGCGCGGACGCACGATGTACGTGATCCCGTACTGCATGGGCCCGATCGAGTCGCCGCTCGCGCGCTGCGGCGTCGAGATCACCGATTCGCCGTACGTGGTGGCCAACATGCGGATCATGACCCGCATGGGCGCTGCCGCCCTGCGCCGCATCGAACGCGAGGGCAGCGAACGCACGGGGACCTTCGTGCGCGGCCTGCACTCGCTGGGCGAGCTGGACCCGAACCGCCGTTTCATCATGCACTTCCCGGAAGAGCTGACGATCAAGTCGTACGGCTCCGGCTACGGCGGCAACGCGCTGCTCGGCAAGAAGTGCCACGCACTGCGGCTTGCGTCCTGGCAGGCGCGCCAGGAAGGCTGGCTGGCCGAGCACATGCTCATCGTCGGCATCGAGAACCCGCAGGGCGAGACGCACTATGTCGCCGCCGCGTTCCCGAGCGCCTGCGGCAAGACCAACCTGGCGATGCTGATTCCGCCCGCGCGCTACCGCGAGGCCGGCTGGAAGGTGTGGACGGTCGGGGACGACATCTGCTGGATGCGTCCAGGCGCCGATGGCCGGCTGTGGGCGATCAATCCCGAAGCCGGCTTTTTCGGCGTGGCGCCGGGGACGTCGGCGAAATCCAACCCGAATGCGCTGGCCACGATCCAGCACGACACCATCTTTACCAACGTCGGCCTGACCGACGACGGCCAGCCGTGGTGGGAAGGCCTCGACGATCGCGTGCCCGCGTTCGACTGGAAGGGCCGCCCGTACGACCCGGCCAACGGCCCGGCGGCGCATCCGAATGCACGCTTCACCGTGTCCGCCGCGCAGTGCCCGTCGTATTCCGAGCGCGCCGAGGATCCGCAGGGCGTGCCGATCTCCGCGATCGTGTTCGGTGGCCGGCGCGCATCGCTGGTGCCGCTGGTGTTCGAGGCACGGGACTGGACCCATGGCGTGCAGGTCGGCGCCGCGATGGCCTCCGAAACCACCGCCGCGGCCACCGGCCAGGTCGGCGTGGTGCGTCGCGACCCGATGGCGATGAAGCCGTTCTGCGGCTACAACTTCGGCGACTATTTCGCCCACTGGTTGTCGTTCGATACCGCGGACGCGAAGCTGCCGAAGGTCTTCCACGTCAACTGGTTCCGGAAGGGCGACGACGGCAAGTTCGTGTGGCCCGGTTTCGGCGAGAACATGCGCGTGCTGGAATGGATCATCGGCCGCGTCGATGGCAAGGCGGACGCGGTGGAAACCCCGATCGGCCTGCTGCCCGATGCCTCGATGCTCGATCTCGATGGGCTGGACCTGTCGGCGGATGCACTCCGGACGCTGCTGGCGGTGGACGAGGCCGGGTGGGCCGCCGAACATGCCGATGTCCAGGCGCAGTACGCCGCCTACGGCGACCGCCTGCCGGAGCCGCTGCGCGGCTGA
- a CDS encoding TonB-dependent receptor plug domain-containing protein, with protein MMLKTNKLRDAITFALVAGTTAVAGTGVAIAQEGQQATTLDRIQVTGSRIRQVDVETAQPVTFVTREEIQRQGFQSVADILQNISAVGAPPISRAAPLSSGENVGGSYISLRNLGAPRTLILLNGKRLGISTSGLQDIAAIPAAAIERIEVLKDGASSIYGSDAMAGVINIITRTNFEGAEANVYYGQYSEGDGAITNGDFTLGFSGDRGSLTVTGDWRKEDGVAGADRWFSQFSRTDRHPTDQWTAAGYIGGFTVNRTQAAGRFPNVTFPANAATQVRLVPIDPNGDLSNPANWRNQDTFTGSCPAGTGTPVDCLPGSTADKTNTNLQMDVHTPLETKSLFVDGSYDITDTVRFRTNLAYFNRTTDRLIAGYPMQAASFGTPMDADSYFNPIGTDIGTWWRRTWEVPRTTSSDFNQYRFSGTFEGYFEIGDRIFDWDVGYLHSQSKLTQASFGNLNLANVSRAVGPSFRNAQGQIVCGAPGAVDTGCVPWNPFVEYGVVAPGGMTGNDALQRFIFQEEHSTGETTTQVFSANLAGSIVTLPGGDLGFAVGVESRKEDGMFSPDALAQTGGSTNLAAGPTGGGYRVDEAYIELEAPLLSGLPFAEELTLTAATRFSDFDTFGETTNSKFGLRWKPFESLMLRATVADGFRAPTISDLYGGGSQTFAFYTDPCDTNFGSSANNATTRANCVAAMGALANTYRQIGQGGTPVASPNSQTSVAFTSGSNPTLTPELSKSQTIGFVWSPSFLEGFNASVDWWKIRIADTIVADSPTTILNDCYIQGITSRCSPQLFTRDAGQGFVDFMRFGSRNAGFRKAEGYDIDLTYRWDAGDYGNFTVNSNSTYTVYDALVSTNDPRKPLSSVGNTSSFRLRSNLGLSWQYGDFGASWTARYYSSMKEGCTYFNSSVMTPHLECNEITYAPTGIINADGSLASALSRRNKSGSTTFNDVQFRWQAPWNATIAVGANNVFEKYGPPMYSQPSANFSYYGGFDIGRFVYMKYQQRF; from the coding sequence ATGATGTTGAAGACCAACAAGCTCCGCGACGCGATCACCTTCGCGCTCGTTGCGGGCACCACCGCCGTTGCCGGCACGGGCGTCGCGATCGCCCAGGAAGGCCAGCAGGCGACCACGCTGGACCGCATCCAGGTCACTGGCTCGCGCATCCGCCAGGTGGACGTGGAAACCGCCCAGCCGGTGACCTTCGTGACCCGTGAGGAAATCCAGCGCCAGGGCTTCCAGTCCGTCGCGGACATCCTGCAGAACATCAGCGCCGTCGGTGCCCCGCCGATCAGCCGTGCAGCTCCGCTGTCGTCGGGTGAGAACGTCGGCGGCAGCTACATCAGCCTGCGCAACCTCGGTGCCCCGCGCACCCTGATCCTGCTCAACGGCAAGCGTCTGGGCATCAGCACCAGCGGCCTGCAGGACATCGCGGCCATCCCGGCCGCCGCCATCGAGCGGATCGAAGTGCTGAAGGACGGCGCCTCGTCGATCTACGGTTCGGACGCCATGGCCGGCGTCATCAACATCATCACCCGCACCAACTTCGAAGGCGCGGAAGCCAACGTCTACTACGGCCAGTACAGCGAAGGCGACGGCGCCATCACCAACGGCGACTTCACCCTCGGCTTCTCGGGTGACCGCGGCTCGCTGACGGTGACCGGTGACTGGCGCAAGGAAGACGGTGTGGCCGGTGCGGACCGCTGGTTCTCGCAGTTCAGCCGTACCGACCGCCATCCGACCGACCAGTGGACCGCAGCCGGCTACATCGGTGGTTTTACGGTCAACCGCACCCAGGCTGCAGGCCGCTTCCCGAACGTGACCTTCCCGGCCAACGCGGCCACCCAGGTGCGTCTGGTGCCGATCGATCCGAACGGCGACCTGTCGAATCCGGCAAACTGGCGCAACCAGGACACGTTCACCGGCAGCTGCCCGGCCGGCACCGGTACGCCGGTTGACTGTCTGCCGGGCTCCACCGCCGACAAGACCAACACCAACCTGCAGATGGACGTGCACACGCCGCTCGAGACGAAGTCGCTCTTCGTCGACGGCAGCTACGACATCACCGACACCGTCCGCTTCCGCACCAACCTGGCGTACTTCAACCGCACCACGGACCGCCTGATCGCCGGCTATCCGATGCAGGCCGCGTCTTTCGGTACGCCGATGGACGCCGACAGCTACTTCAACCCGATCGGTACGGACATCGGTACCTGGTGGCGCCGGACCTGGGAAGTGCCGCGCACGACCAGCTCCGACTTCAACCAGTACCGCTTCAGCGGTACCTTTGAAGGCTACTTCGAGATCGGCGACCGCATCTTCGACTGGGACGTCGGCTACCTGCACAGCCAGAGCAAGCTGACCCAGGCCTCCTTCGGCAACCTCAACCTCGCCAACGTCTCGCGCGCGGTCGGTCCGTCGTTCCGGAACGCCCAGGGCCAGATCGTCTGCGGCGCGCCTGGCGCGGTTGACACCGGCTGCGTGCCGTGGAACCCCTTCGTCGAGTACGGCGTGGTCGCCCCGGGCGGCATGACCGGCAATGATGCGCTGCAGCGCTTCATCTTCCAGGAAGAGCATTCCACCGGCGAGACCACCACCCAAGTGTTCTCGGCCAACCTGGCCGGCTCGATCGTCACCCTGCCGGGCGGCGACCTGGGCTTCGCGGTCGGCGTGGAGAGCCGCAAGGAAGACGGCATGTTCTCGCCTGACGCGCTCGCGCAGACCGGCGGCTCGACCAACCTGGCGGCCGGCCCCACCGGCGGCGGCTACCGCGTTGACGAGGCCTACATCGAGCTCGAGGCGCCGCTGCTGTCCGGCCTGCCGTTCGCGGAAGAGCTGACCCTGACCGCCGCAACGCGCTTCTCGGACTTCGACACCTTCGGCGAGACCACCAACAGCAAGTTCGGCCTGCGCTGGAAGCCGTTCGAGTCGCTGATGCTGCGTGCCACGGTGGCTGATGGCTTCCGCGCCCCGACCATCTCCGACCTGTACGGTGGCGGTTCGCAGACGTTCGCGTTCTATACCGATCCCTGCGATACCAACTTCGGTAGCTCGGCCAACAATGCCACCACGCGCGCCAACTGCGTCGCGGCAATGGGCGCGCTGGCCAACACCTATCGCCAGATCGGCCAGGGTGGCACTCCGGTGGCCTCGCCGAACTCGCAGACTTCGGTGGCCTTCACCTCGGGCAGTAATCCGACGCTGACGCCAGAGCTGTCGAAGTCGCAGACCATCGGTTTCGTCTGGAGCCCGAGCTTCCTTGAGGGTTTCAACGCGTCGGTCGACTGGTGGAAGATCCGCATCGCTGACACCATCGTCGCCGATTCGCCGACCACCATCCTCAACGACTGCTACATCCAAGGCATCACCAGCCGCTGCTCGCCGCAGCTGTTCACCCGTGATGCGGGCCAGGGCTTCGTCGACTTCATGCGCTTCGGCAGCCGCAACGCCGGTTTCCGCAAGGCCGAAGGCTACGACATCGACCTGACCTACCGTTGGGACGCAGGCGACTACGGCAACTTCACGGTCAACTCCAACTCCACCTACACCGTGTACGACGCGCTGGTGAGCACCAACGACCCGCGCAAGCCGCTGTCCTCGGTCGGCAACACCTCCAGCTTCCGTCTGCGCTCCAACCTGGGCCTGAGCTGGCAGTACGGCGATTTCGGTGCCAGCTGGACGGCCCGTTACTACTCCTCGATGAAGGAAGGCTGCACCTACTTCAACAGCTCGGTGATGACGCCGCACCTCGAGTGCAACGAGATCACCTACGCGCCGACCGGCATCATCAATGCCGACGGCTCGCTGGCGAGCGCGCTGTCGCGTCGCAACAAGAGCGGCTCGACCACCTTCAACGACGTGCAGTTCCGTTGGCAGGCGCCGTGGAACGCGACGATCGCGGTGGGTGCGAACAACGTGTTCGAGAAGTACGGCCCGCCGATGTACTCGCAGCCGAGCGCGAACTTCTCGTACTACGGCGGCTTCGACATCGGTCGCTTCGTGTACATGAAGTACCAGCAGCGCTTCTGA